In Desulfonispora thiosulfatigenes DSM 11270, the DNA window TCTTGCTTCAAAGTTACTTAATATGGAGATCATTTCTTTAGTTTTAGGTTCTGCCATCGCAAGTTGATCTAAAACTACCATTTCTCCATCAATCACCTTTGCAGATAAAACTGATCTTAATGCTAAACGTCTTTTTTTCTTTGGAATACTGTATTTATAATCGCGAGGTTTTGGTCCAAATGTAATCGCACCACCGCGCCATAATGGAGAACGAATAGTACCTGCTCTTGCTCTACCAGTACCTTTTTGTCTCCAAGGTTTACGTCCGCCTCCTCTTACTTCTCCTCTAGATTTAGTAGAAGAAGTGCCACGACGCATACTAGCTAATTGCATAACAACTGCTTCATGAACTACACCTTCATTTGGTTCAATTCCGAATACATTTTCATTTAAGTCAATAT includes these proteins:
- the rplD gene encoding 50S ribosomal protein L4, with protein sequence MPKVALYNTQGSQVGDIDLNENVFGIEPNEGVVHEAVVMQLASMRRGTSSTKSRGEVRGGGRKPWRQKGTGRARAGTIRSPLWRGGAITFGPKPRDYKYSIPKKKRRLALRSVLSAKVIDGEMVVLDQLAMAEPKTKEMISILSNFEARKTLVVTADSDEVIFKSARNIPGVTSLAASSLNVYDVINHDKLIITKDAVSKVEEVLA